From Pseudomonas alcaligenes, a single genomic window includes:
- a CDS encoding UvrD-helicase domain-containing protein, whose translation MSSFDRNGKPTGPSSIAARAHRHPVAKVTEWLLGAVGFEQASALLRGYTLGYDAGLREARRHATIEVAQKANAASAAPSSTLFSDTRLEITAQMEALIKADVASRIPKEEQPSEDQWKLILSRTPTTSVIAGAGSGKSTTMVLRLVVLRHYLGIQFSSITVVTFTRESKRDFAEKLRKVFLLWGHDVSVKQSERIVRTFHSRILSFARCLPGLTGVQPFEFLKDRVETDNKHQELNVEELSASESHEAGVPVIRDNWEGEDDLDENLEEPDTPVIQLKLNLRQIGLLRQVYSDLYRENSVFKKLILNLYIRSISLRPLDSTALEVAAQLAKSARQAYFDDALCVKMAGLWSAAGKWPLDGIDPAGKVIQLGAQKLRADGYIEALDAYVLLGLDESEPKDLAIENRKSWLQQDLAKKQLLFQVHSTRPVLLLNSYHEASKSIEELKSSMTSCPVFDYKVKGELSASHILEAFYSAASFIENLGLDVEHAVKNMQLPQRDLDRVFFEALGIFWRRFNQLLKDTSPPIMTFNTMFALFNEQNQDSFQHVPDGVLRPMTTLLIDEFQDVGANTMSWVKATFAEIGRRELRPETRGVPSPPSLIAVGDDWQSIYGWRGSSPEFFVDFDKHFTALNPTRVIMNENYRSHQWIIDAAESLVAKTALFENKSGIAANEKVTRRREPVCVFPFDPEDWKGNVKGAQSSAGHGCAIAQGKDLNKHHVEGGGLIEGPQQSANGTALSCPPVTPEVLADLVRKHYEQGDSILILYRTRKYRKVLQAATADLIARSKEEDREKDLMFLTYHASKGLQAKAVFLLGDCETKTSSPYKNDILRQARMGAKGDARPYDSAQDEEALRTAYVAVTRAITYCYWFVEVSGKGGEGRVKASKLIDAAREYWRVYRSDN comes from the coding sequence TTGAGTTCGTTTGATCGCAACGGAAAACCCACGGGGCCGAGCAGCATCGCCGCAAGGGCGCATCGTCATCCTGTAGCAAAAGTAACTGAGTGGCTTTTAGGCGCTGTTGGATTTGAGCAAGCTTCCGCATTACTACGGGGTTACACGCTCGGATATGACGCGGGGCTAAGGGAGGCTCGCCGGCACGCCACAATCGAGGTAGCCCAAAAAGCTAACGCTGCCAGTGCTGCACCATCAAGTACTCTCTTTAGTGATACTCGCCTGGAGATCACTGCGCAGATGGAAGCCTTAATCAAGGCTGATGTCGCATCGCGCATACCAAAGGAGGAGCAGCCATCTGAAGACCAGTGGAAGCTTATCCTGTCTCGTACTCCCACAACCTCTGTGATCGCAGGTGCCGGTAGTGGTAAGTCGACAACTATGGTGCTTCGCCTAGTCGTTCTCAGGCACTACCTTGGGATTCAGTTTTCGAGCATTACCGTGGTGACTTTCACAAGGGAGTCGAAACGTGATTTTGCCGAAAAGCTTCGTAAGGTTTTCTTGCTTTGGGGCCACGATGTCTCGGTGAAGCAGTCGGAACGGATCGTTCGAACGTTTCACTCTCGAATACTTTCATTCGCCCGATGCCTTCCTGGGCTGACAGGTGTCCAGCCTTTCGAGTTTTTGAAAGACCGGGTAGAGACAGACAACAAACACCAAGAGCTGAATGTTGAGGAGTTATCCGCGTCTGAGTCGCACGAAGCTGGGGTGCCGGTAATTAGAGATAACTGGGAGGGCGAGGATGATCTTGATGAGAATCTCGAAGAGCCAGACACGCCTGTTATTCAGCTAAAACTGAATCTTCGGCAGATTGGTTTGCTACGCCAAGTTTACTCGGATCTTTACAGGGAAAATTCAGTTTTCAAGAAGTTGATCCTAAACCTGTACATTCGTAGCATTTCCCTCCGCCCCTTAGACTCAACGGCCCTCGAGGTGGCTGCACAGCTGGCCAAATCAGCTCGTCAGGCATACTTTGATGATGCACTGTGCGTCAAGATGGCCGGGCTTTGGAGCGCTGCTGGGAAATGGCCGTTAGATGGGATTGATCCCGCCGGGAAGGTAATCCAGCTAGGCGCCCAGAAGCTTCGAGCTGACGGATACATTGAAGCCTTGGACGCCTACGTCTTGCTCGGGTTAGATGAGAGTGAGCCGAAAGACCTCGCGATCGAAAATCGCAAATCTTGGCTACAGCAGGATCTGGCTAAAAAGCAGCTGCTCTTCCAAGTCCACTCCACGCGACCAGTTCTCTTACTGAACAGCTACCACGAAGCAAGTAAGTCGATTGAAGAGCTCAAAAGCTCTATGACCTCCTGCCCTGTATTCGATTACAAAGTGAAGGGGGAGTTATCCGCTAGCCATATTCTTGAAGCCTTTTACTCTGCGGCTTCGTTCATTGAGAACCTTGGGTTGGATGTTGAGCATGCTGTAAAAAACATGCAGCTCCCCCAACGTGATCTGGACAGAGTTTTCTTCGAGGCCCTTGGGATCTTTTGGCGTCGCTTCAACCAGCTGCTGAAGGATACGAGCCCGCCGATCATGACATTCAATACCATGTTCGCTCTGTTCAACGAGCAGAATCAGGATAGCTTTCAGCATGTGCCTGACGGTGTCCTACGACCCATGACAACCCTTCTGATCGACGAGTTTCAAGATGTCGGTGCGAACACTATGTCATGGGTAAAAGCGACCTTCGCTGAAATTGGCAGGCGAGAACTGCGACCTGAGACACGTGGGGTTCCATCACCCCCATCCCTGATTGCGGTTGGAGACGATTGGCAAAGTATCTACGGTTGGAGGGGGAGTTCTCCAGAGTTCTTTGTCGACTTCGACAAACATTTCACGGCGCTGAATCCAACTCGCGTCATCATGAATGAGAACTACCGCTCCCACCAATGGATCATCGATGCTGCTGAATCGCTGGTCGCCAAAACCGCTCTTTTCGAGAATAAAAGCGGAATTGCAGCTAACGAAAAAGTCACTCGGCGTCGCGAGCCCGTCTGCGTTTTCCCCTTCGATCCTGAGGATTGGAAAGGGAATGTCAAAGGAGCGCAAAGCTCAGCGGGTCACGGATGTGCTATCGCTCAGGGAAAGGATCTGAATAAGCACCATGTAGAGGGCGGTGGCTTGATCGAGGGGCCGCAGCAGTCAGCAAATGGCACGGCGCTGAGCTGCCCTCCTGTAACACCCGAGGTCTTGGCTGACTTAGTGCGAAAGCATTACGAGCAGGGAGACAGCATTCTGATCCTTTATAGAACTAGGAAATATCGGAAAGTTCTGCAGGCCGCTACCGCTGATTTGATTGCGCGTTCAAAGGAGGAGGATCGTGAGAAAGACTTGATGTTCCTGACGTATCACGCCTCAAAGGGACTGCAGGCAAAAGCCGTTTTCTTGCTGGGGGACTGCGAGACCAAAACGAGTTCACCCTACAAGAATGACATTTTGCGGCAAGCCCGTATGGGGGCAAAGGGAGATGCCCGGCCTTATGATTCGGCTCAGGACGAAGAGGCACTGCGCACGGCATACGTCGCTGTCACACGTGCCATCACGTACTGCTATTGGTTCGTCGAAGTAAGCGGCAAGGGGGGGGAGGGAAGGGTGAAAGCGAGCAAGCTGATCGATGCAGCAAGAGAGTATTGGCGGGTCTATCGCTCAGATAATTGA
- a CDS encoding AlpA family transcriptional regulator encodes MRLIRLKEVMRVTGLARSTVYKYIAEESFPKPVSLGERSVGWVDDEVQDWIMARVEERNVAQGAAVKSGRLSLAC; translated from the coding sequence ATGAGACTGATTCGACTGAAAGAAGTAATGCGGGTAACGGGGCTGGCTCGATCAACGGTCTACAAGTACATCGCGGAGGAATCCTTCCCCAAACCCGTCTCCTTGGGGGAGCGGAGTGTTGGTTGGGTGGACGATGAGGTGCAGGATTGGATCATGGCCAGAGTCGAAGAACGCAATGTGGCTCAGGGCGCAGCAGTGAAGTCTGGTCGCCTGAGTCTGGCGTGCTAG
- a CDS encoding type II toxin-antitoxin system HipA family toxin, producing the protein MPKRVDVYYDGWGEHWCWGSLVSSTALTGRPLIAFDYSEEALERGVELSALRLPLKGPRLRRDFPDHQLWLPGPVYDSLPDGWGMLLMDRLFKRRGLNPAHIGPLERLAYIGPHAMGAMSFEPVAPELSASPGEIALEKLAAEVQDVLKGEGGEFLQQLLLMGGSPHGARPKALLYRDAEHGRFSTAAAPGLEAWLVKFPAAGEHPEVCAIEAVYAQCLRDCAIDTPDTEYFELPSGQAAFATRRFDRQEGMRVPMQSLAAFTGADFRAPGTLDYTSFLRATQFCCNDVREKAIAFERIVFNVVFNNRDDHPKNFAYLMSSSGQWKLAPAYDVTFCEGPGGFHQMDVMGEAFRITRKHLLKLAVEEADLSAKSAADIIERICTVASGFAESARRQFPNGITRDTLRTIQARIDDNIASLS; encoded by the coding sequence ATGCCTAAGCGAGTCGACGTCTACTACGACGGCTGGGGGGAGCATTGGTGCTGGGGTTCGCTGGTGTCCTCGACCGCGCTCACCGGGCGCCCGCTGATTGCCTTTGATTACAGCGAAGAGGCGTTGGAGCGGGGGGTGGAGTTGTCGGCCCTGCGCCTACCCTTGAAGGGGCCAAGACTGCGTAGGGACTTTCCCGATCACCAGTTATGGCTACCGGGGCCGGTCTATGACTCGTTGCCTGACGGTTGGGGCATGCTGCTGATGGATCGTCTGTTCAAGCGCCGTGGTCTCAACCCAGCACACATTGGTCCTTTGGAGCGTCTGGCTTACATCGGTCCCCATGCCATGGGGGCAATGTCGTTTGAACCTGTGGCGCCGGAGTTGTCCGCATCGCCCGGAGAGATTGCCCTTGAGAAGCTGGCTGCGGAAGTCCAAGACGTGCTCAAAGGTGAGGGCGGTGAGTTCCTGCAGCAACTGCTGCTGATGGGCGGCTCGCCACACGGCGCGCGGCCAAAGGCTTTGCTTTATCGCGATGCCGAGCACGGCCGCTTCAGTACGGCGGCGGCACCTGGTCTGGAAGCCTGGTTGGTCAAGTTTCCTGCGGCAGGTGAGCATCCCGAGGTATGTGCCATCGAGGCCGTTTACGCGCAGTGCCTGCGCGATTGCGCTATCGACACCCCGGATACCGAATACTTCGAGTTACCGAGTGGGCAGGCCGCTTTTGCTACCCGCAGATTCGACCGGCAAGAGGGCATGCGTGTTCCCATGCAAAGCCTCGCTGCTTTTACCGGCGCGGACTTCCGTGCACCCGGTACGCTGGATTACACCAGTTTCCTGCGGGCGACCCAGTTCTGCTGCAATGACGTGCGGGAGAAGGCAATCGCTTTCGAGCGGATCGTGTTTAACGTGGTGTTTAACAATCGCGACGATCATCCCAAGAATTTTGCTTATCTCATGTCGTCGAGCGGCCAATGGAAGTTGGCTCCGGCTTACGACGTGACCTTCTGCGAAGGGCCAGGTGGGTTTCACCAGATGGACGTAATGGGCGAGGCATTTCGCATCACGCGTAAGCATCTACTCAAGCTTGCAGTCGAAGAAGCGGATCTGTCAGCGAAGAGCGCTGCCGACATCATTGAGCGGATCTGCACTGTAGCCAGCGGTTTTGCGGAGAGTGCTAGGCGCCAGTTCCCCAATGGTATAACCCGGGACACCTTGCGCACGATTCAGGCGCGAATCGACGACAACATTGCAAGCCTGAGTTAG
- a CDS encoding thermonuclease family protein, whose product MSLRAWLAAALLSTAPVLHAEVHTCRVVALSDGDTFTCLDVYKSQHKIRLANIDTPEKDQPYGAKSKQVLSALIFAKQVKVESQGTDRYGRTIGVVSVSGVNVNREMVARGAAWVYPQYNQDHSLPRVEQEAQATKRGVWGLPQAQIIAPWEWRKLGRSLNSEFTARKQQSALTPATAAGGGCSKRLCGQMNNCADALFHLQQCGVTSLDRDGDGVPCESLCR is encoded by the coding sequence ATGAGCTTGAGGGCATGGCTGGCAGCGGCGTTGTTAAGCACCGCCCCTGTGTTGCACGCAGAAGTGCACACCTGCCGTGTGGTCGCGCTAAGTGATGGCGATACGTTCACCTGCCTAGACGTGTACAAAAGTCAGCACAAGATTCGCCTTGCCAATATCGATACCCCAGAAAAGGATCAGCCCTACGGGGCCAAATCGAAACAGGTCTTGAGCGCCCTTATCTTCGCCAAGCAGGTCAAGGTCGAATCGCAGGGCACTGACCGATATGGACGCACCATTGGCGTGGTCAGTGTCTCTGGCGTGAACGTCAACCGTGAAATGGTTGCGCGTGGCGCCGCCTGGGTTTATCCCCAATACAACCAAGACCACTCTTTACCCCGCGTAGAGCAGGAGGCTCAAGCGACTAAGCGCGGAGTCTGGGGATTGCCACAGGCGCAGATCATTGCGCCTTGGGAGTGGCGCAAATTGGGGCGGAGTCTCAATTCGGAATTTACCGCGCGGAAACAGCAGTCTGCGTTGACTCCGGCTACAGCCGCAGGCGGCGGTTGTAGCAAACGACTATGCGGGCAAATGAACAATTGCGCGGATGCCCTGTTTCATCTGCAGCAGTGCGGCGTCACCTCCCTAGACCGGGACGGCGATGGCGTGCCCTGTGAAAGTCTCTGCCGATAA
- a CDS encoding inovirus Gp2 family protein — protein MFKVPPSNSIEWLGLPILVELDQSHLYYLQRIHDLLMGCLEEHPRWTVIRIDLRSSRGCCIPENAITRFIGSLKAQLKHAQQVKKSAGRRGYDPMVRYVWVRELNQGDQPHFHVAILLNHDAYFSLGNYGRLSDPDRDYDEMLSGRIYKAWGVALGISWRQAQAAVHFPERPVSALMRRGPLSNLQLYGVFYRLSYFAKQQTKRYGDGGRSFGMSQVSRIQASQD, from the coding sequence ATGTTCAAGGTACCTCCGAGTAACTCCATCGAATGGCTAGGTCTGCCCATCCTGGTGGAGCTTGATCAATCACACCTTTACTACCTGCAGCGTATCCATGACTTGCTTATGGGATGCCTAGAAGAGCATCCCAGGTGGACTGTCATTCGTATCGACCTACGCAGTTCACGGGGTTGCTGCATTCCTGAAAACGCGATCACACGTTTCATCGGGTCTCTGAAGGCTCAGCTCAAGCATGCCCAGCAGGTTAAGAAATCTGCTGGTAGGCGAGGCTATGACCCTATGGTGCGGTACGTCTGGGTGCGTGAATTGAACCAAGGTGATCAGCCACATTTCCATGTGGCCATACTGCTCAATCATGACGCCTATTTCTCGCTGGGGAATTACGGTCGCTTGAGTGATCCGGATCGGGATTACGACGAGATGCTATCTGGGCGTATCTACAAGGCTTGGGGTGTTGCGTTGGGGATCAGCTGGAGGCAAGCGCAGGCCGCGGTTCACTTCCCGGAGCGTCCGGTTTCTGCGTTGATGCGCCGTGGGCCGCTATCAAACCTCCAGCTCTATGGCGTTTTCTACCGGCTCAGCTATTTCGCTAAGCAGCAGACTAAACGATACGGTGATGGCGGGAGGAGCTTCGGCATGAGTCAGGTCAGCCGCATTCAAGCTTCACAGGACTGA
- a CDS encoding ATP-binding protein, with amino-acid sequence MSSIRAKDRDAVIQSLRAGVVPRAGQHLIQVGRVGELEALIRDVERLAESGSAFRVVIGEYGAGKTFFLNLVRSIAMERKLVTMHADLNPDRRLHATGGQARSLYAELAKNMSTRTKPDGGALQGIVEKFIAQAKTEAKASGKDSEAVIREHLEQLTEMVNGYDFADVIAAYCKGFEEGNEQLKADAIRWLRGEFTTKTDARTALGVRTIVDDASVYDQLKLLARFVRLAGFSGLMVCLDELVNLYKLSNTQARNANYEQILRILNDSLQGSAEGLGFVLGGTPEFLMDTRRGLYSYPALQSRLAENNFAKSGLVDLSGPVIRLTSLTPEDFYVLLQKLRHVYAAGVSERYLLPDEALPLFMAHCNQRMGEAYFRTPRTTITAFINLLAVLEQNPDADWRTLLGAVEIAPDRGGEADTQVDTDDELATFQL; translated from the coding sequence ATGAGTAGCATCAGAGCCAAGGATCGCGATGCGGTCATCCAGTCCCTGCGCGCCGGCGTCGTTCCCCGTGCAGGGCAGCACCTGATTCAAGTGGGGCGTGTCGGCGAGCTGGAAGCGCTCATCCGTGATGTGGAGCGCCTCGCGGAAAGTGGTTCCGCGTTCCGCGTAGTGATCGGTGAATATGGCGCAGGCAAGACGTTCTTCCTCAACTTGGTTCGCTCTATTGCGATGGAGCGCAAGCTCGTCACCATGCATGCCGATCTGAACCCTGATCGTCGTCTCCATGCTACTGGCGGCCAGGCTCGCTCTCTGTATGCCGAATTGGCCAAGAATATGTCCACCCGGACTAAGCCTGATGGCGGCGCTCTGCAAGGAATAGTCGAGAAGTTCATTGCACAGGCCAAAACGGAAGCCAAAGCGTCCGGCAAAGACAGTGAGGCTGTGATTCGTGAGCATCTCGAGCAACTGACAGAGATGGTCAACGGCTATGACTTTGCTGATGTAATTGCGGCCTATTGCAAAGGCTTCGAAGAGGGCAACGAGCAGCTCAAGGCGGATGCTATCCGCTGGTTGCGCGGCGAGTTCACTACCAAGACAGATGCCCGCACCGCACTGGGTGTGCGGACCATCGTCGACGATGCGTCGGTCTACGATCAGCTCAAGCTGCTCGCGCGATTCGTTCGGTTGGCCGGCTTTAGTGGATTGATGGTATGTCTCGATGAGCTGGTGAACCTGTACAAGCTCTCCAACACCCAGGCTCGCAACGCTAACTACGAGCAGATTCTGCGTATCCTCAATGACTCCCTGCAGGGTTCCGCTGAGGGGCTTGGTTTTGTGTTGGGTGGTACCCCCGAGTTTCTCATGGATACTCGCCGCGGCCTCTACAGCTATCCGGCTCTGCAGTCGCGTTTGGCGGAAAACAACTTCGCTAAGTCCGGGCTGGTAGATCTTTCCGGTCCTGTCATACGCCTCACCAGTCTGACGCCTGAGGATTTCTACGTGCTGCTGCAGAAACTGCGTCATGTATACGCGGCAGGTGTGAGCGAGCGCTATTTGCTACCCGACGAAGCATTGCCGCTGTTTATGGCCCACTGTAACCAGCGGATGGGCGAGGCCTACTTCAGGACCCCGCGGACGACCATCACCGCATTCATCAACCTGCTAGCGGTGCTGGAGCAGAATCCGGACGCTGATTGGCGCACCCTGCTGGGGGCAGTAGAGATTGCACCGGATCGAGGTGGTGAGGCCGATACCCAAGTAGACACGGACGATGAGCTTGCCACCTTCCAGCTCTGA
- a CDS encoding helix-turn-helix domain-containing protein, which translates to MMNLGLIKPEEVVKLLCTRLRQERLAQQMTQAEVAARAGIGVGTLSNLEAGRSVAFDSVIRVAMVLGRLNELEQLFMPRLDSLDDILRYEQGAQRQRVKRKSDNA; encoded by the coding sequence ATGATGAATTTAGGTCTTATCAAGCCGGAAGAAGTTGTCAAGCTGCTCTGTACACGTCTGCGCCAAGAGCGCCTGGCTCAGCAGATGACGCAGGCCGAGGTGGCTGCTCGTGCTGGTATCGGCGTTGGTACTCTGTCCAATCTAGAGGCGGGGCGCAGCGTGGCATTCGACAGCGTGATTCGGGTGGCCATGGTATTGGGGCGTCTTAACGAGCTAGAGCAGTTGTTCATGCCGCGATTGGACAGCCTGGACGACATTCTCCGTTATGAGCAGGGCGCTCAGCGTCAGCGCGTCAAAAGGAAGTCCGATAATGCCTAA
- a CDS encoding DEAD/DEAH box helicase, giving the protein MSLPPSSSESAGFALLEPRIQRWIWSEGWTSLRDAQERAIPVLLGADQDVIIAAATAAGKTEAAFLPILTNLLQDTETPGAVLYISPLKALINDQWDRLARLCDELELPVIAWHGDISASRKHRFLKSPEGILLITPESLEALFVNRGTSLAGLFANLRYLVVDELHAFIGSERGKQLQSLMHRVETIIDRPLPRVGLSATLGDMTLAAAFLRPNAPHHVSVIESKGSGQILKVQIRGYVESKQALPIQSEDGEVFSPDHAIAEHLFQVLRGSNNLIFPNSRTQVEWFADNLRRRCEQDGVPNEFWPHHGSLAKDIREETEKALKAGDRPATAVCTTTLELGVDIGSIKTVVQIGAPPSVASLRQRLGRSGRRPGEAAILRSYCKERQLDDGSPLSDRLRQGLVQSIAMIRLLMQGWFEPPRVQGLHLSTLVQQCLSVIAQRGGATAAELWSTLIRSGPFIGVEQGSFLSLLRALGERDLITQETSGLLLPGVVGERMINHYDFYSAFVSNEEFRLVCDGKPLGALPISRPLTVDQRIIFAGRRWRVTNVDTDAKVIVVRSDPGGAPPSFDGLGARVHDRVRQEMKTVLLEADVYPYLDATAQELLAQARSAFSDLGLAHSSMTESGGKTYLFTWQGDWTNDALAILLTYTGLASENSGLVIEVEGDRTSLENKLREIAEWDGIDESSVLADVQNMVQEKWDWVLPPALLMQSYATMQLDLGGAKALALGLVSQSTVTA; this is encoded by the coding sequence ATGAGCTTGCCACCTTCCAGCTCTGAGTCGGCTGGGTTCGCACTCCTTGAGCCGCGAATCCAGCGCTGGATATGGTCCGAAGGCTGGACCTCTCTACGCGATGCCCAGGAGCGCGCTATCCCTGTGCTTTTGGGCGCGGATCAGGATGTCATCATCGCGGCTGCTACAGCTGCAGGGAAAACCGAAGCCGCGTTCCTCCCCATCCTTACCAACCTCCTGCAGGACACAGAAACGCCAGGGGCGGTGCTTTACATCAGCCCGTTAAAGGCTCTCATCAATGACCAGTGGGATCGTTTGGCGAGACTTTGCGATGAGCTTGAACTTCCAGTCATTGCTTGGCATGGGGATATCTCAGCGAGCCGCAAACATCGCTTCCTCAAGTCCCCGGAAGGCATTCTGCTGATAACGCCGGAGTCGCTCGAAGCTCTTTTCGTCAACAGGGGGACCAGTCTAGCGGGATTGTTTGCAAACCTGCGGTACTTGGTTGTGGATGAGCTCCATGCCTTTATTGGTAGTGAGCGAGGCAAGCAGCTGCAGTCACTCATGCATCGAGTGGAAACAATCATTGATCGCCCCCTGCCCAGGGTTGGCCTTTCCGCCACGCTGGGCGACATGACGCTGGCTGCTGCCTTCTTGCGTCCCAATGCCCCCCATCATGTGTCGGTGATCGAGTCCAAGGGGAGTGGCCAGATACTCAAGGTTCAGATCAGAGGGTATGTGGAGTCCAAGCAGGCGCTCCCGATACAGTCTGAAGATGGTGAAGTCTTTTCTCCGGATCATGCCATCGCAGAGCACCTCTTTCAGGTACTACGGGGCAGCAACAACCTGATTTTCCCCAACAGTCGAACTCAGGTGGAGTGGTTCGCTGACAATCTGCGGCGCCGTTGCGAGCAGGATGGTGTACCGAACGAGTTCTGGCCGCATCACGGCAGCTTGGCGAAGGACATTCGAGAGGAAACCGAGAAAGCGCTGAAAGCCGGTGACCGGCCGGCCACCGCAGTTTGTACTACCACGCTAGAGCTTGGGGTCGATATCGGCAGTATCAAGACGGTGGTGCAGATCGGAGCGCCACCATCGGTTGCCAGCTTGCGTCAGCGTTTGGGTCGATCCGGACGCCGTCCGGGAGAAGCAGCCATTCTCCGAAGTTACTGCAAGGAGCGTCAGCTAGACGATGGCTCGCCATTGTCGGATCGACTCCGCCAGGGCTTGGTGCAAAGCATTGCCATGATCAGGTTGTTGATGCAGGGCTGGTTCGAGCCCCCACGCGTTCAGGGCCTCCATTTATCGACACTGGTACAGCAGTGCCTCTCGGTGATAGCCCAGCGGGGTGGAGCTACAGCTGCAGAGCTGTGGAGCACCTTGATTCGCAGTGGTCCGTTCATTGGGGTGGAGCAGGGCAGCTTCCTCAGTTTGCTTCGTGCCCTCGGTGAGCGCGATTTGATAACCCAGGAAACATCAGGGCTCCTGCTGCCCGGCGTGGTGGGGGAACGCATGATCAACCACTACGACTTCTACAGTGCATTTGTCAGCAATGAAGAGTTCCGCCTGGTATGCGATGGCAAACCACTTGGAGCATTGCCCATCTCCAGGCCACTAACCGTTGATCAGCGCATCATCTTTGCAGGACGGCGCTGGCGGGTCACGAATGTGGACACTGATGCCAAGGTCATCGTCGTGAGATCCGATCCAGGTGGTGCTCCGCCATCTTTCGACGGGCTTGGAGCCCGTGTGCATGATCGGGTTCGGCAAGAGATGAAGACCGTCTTGTTGGAGGCGGATGTCTATCCCTATCTCGATGCTACGGCACAAGAACTATTGGCTCAGGCGCGTAGTGCCTTCTCGGACCTTGGGCTGGCACATTCGAGCATGACCGAAAGCGGAGGCAAGACTTACCTTTTCACCTGGCAAGGCGATTGGACGAACGATGCCTTGGCTATCTTGCTGACGTACACCGGACTAGCCAGTGAGAACAGTGGGTTGGTCATTGAGGTTGAGGGGGATCGGACGTCGCTTGAAAACAAGCTGCGCGAGATTGCCGAGTGGGATGGTATTGATGAATCCAGTGTTCTGGCGGATGTACAGAACATGGTTCAAGAGAAATGGGATTGGGTGCTTCCTCCAGCGTTACTCATGCAGTCATATGCAACGATGCAGCTGGACTTGGGGGGAGCAAAGGCATTGGCGTTGGGGCTGGTGAGCCAGTCCACGGTGACGGCTTGA